One region of Malania oleifera isolate guangnan ecotype guangnan chromosome 6, ASM2987363v1, whole genome shotgun sequence genomic DNA includes:
- the LOC131158101 gene encoding enhanced ethylene response protein 5: MAYVSMGEAHRRITDYLNRFSDAVSSQDGPSLRRLFAVSSNSSLLLSLSDALNVFQDYNRLIKQSDRYSQLGEILAPLLRSLQSYRLRHLVDAYHNFEKSANAFIQEFRNWESAWALEALYVIAYEIRVLAEKADRELASIGKTPEKLKGAGSFLMKVFGVLAGKGTKRVGALYVTCQLFKIYFKLGTVHLCRSVIRSIETARIFDFEEFPVRDKVTYMYYTGRLEVFNENFPAADQKLSYALTHCNTHSEANIRMILKYLIPVKLSIGILPEKWLLEKYNLIEYAGVVQALKRGDLRLLRHALQEHEDQFLRSGVYLVLEKLELQVYQRLVKKIYIIQKQKDPTKAHQVKLEVIVKALKWLEMDMDVDEVECIMAILIYKNLVKGYFAHKSKVVVLSKQDPFPKLNGRPINS, encoded by the exons ATGGCGTATGTGAGCATGGGGGAAGCTCACAGAAGAATCACAGACTACCTAAACCGCTTCTCCGACGCCGTTTCATCGCAAGACGGCCCTTCTCTCCGGCGCCTCTTTGCCGTTTCCTCCAACTCCTCCCTTCTCCTTTCCCTCTCCGACGCCCTCAACGTCTtccag GACTACAATAGACTGATCAAACAGTCCGATAGATACTCTCAATTGGGAGAAatccttgctcctcttcttcgtTCTCTGCAGAGTTACCGGCTCCGTCACTTGGTCGATGCTTACCACAACTTTGAAAAATCTGCCAA TGCTTTCATTCAGGAGTTCCGCAACTGGGAATCAGCGTGGGCTTTGGAAGCGCTATATGTTATTGCTTATGAAATTAGGGTTCTTGCCGAGAAG GCTGATAGAGAGTTGGCTTCCATTGGGAAGACTCCGGAAAAATTGAAGGGGGCTGGTTCGTTTCTTATGAAGGTTTTTGGGGTTCTTGCC GGAAAAGGCACAAAGCGTGTTGGAGCATTATATGTGACTTGCCAGTTGTTCAAAATTTATTTCAAG CTTGGTACGGTTCACCTTTGCCGAAGTGTGATAAGAAGCATTGAAACTGCTCGTATATTTGATTTTGAGGAATTTCCAGTGAGAGACAAG GTCACCTACATGTATTATACTGGCCGTTTAGAAGTTTTCAATGAAAATTTTCCTGCT GCTGATCAGAAATTATCGTATGCCTTGACACATTGCAACACTCACAGTGAAGCAAATATAAG GATGATTTTGAAATATCTGATACCCGTAAAGCTTTCAATAGGCATTTTACCGGAAAAATGGCTCCTGGAGAAGTATAATCTGATTGAG TATGCTGGTGTTGTGCAAGCTCTTAAAAGGGGCGACCTCCGTCTTCTTCGTCATGCTCTTCAGGAGCATGAAGATCA GTTCTTGAGGTCAGGTGTTTATCTTGTCCTAGAGAAGTTAGAGCTGCAAGTTTATCAAAGACTGGTGAAGAAAAT CTATATCATTCAAAAGCAGAAGGATCCAACCAAAGCACACCAAGTGAAGTTGGAAGTGATTGTGAAAGCACTGAAATGGCTAGAGATGGACATGGATGTCGATGAG GTGGAGTGTATAATGGCGATTCTAATATACAAGAACCTAGTGAAAGGGTACTTTGCACACAAGAGCAAAGTGGTGGTTCTAAGCAAGCAAGATCCTTTTCCCAAATTAAATGGCAGACCTATCAATTCATAG
- the LOC131158254 gene encoding glycine dehydrogenase (decarboxylating), mitochondrial-like, whose translation MDRARRLANRSLLRRVLSESSHLRPNSSSSPVFPPSLPSSRFVSSLSPSLSAIKTSGSPSIPRQNASNAMRFLQTRSVSIESLKPSDTFARRHNSATPDEQTQMAGACGYPSIDALIDATVPESIRIGSMRLPRFDEGLTESQMIEHLTGLASKNRVFKSFIGMGYYNTFVPPVILRNIMENPGWYTQYTPYQAEISQGRLESLLNFQTMVSDLTGLPMSNASLLDEGTAAAEAMAMCNNIQKGKKKRTFIVASNCHPQTIDVCKTRADGFDLKVLTMDIKDFDYSSGDVCGVLVQYPGTEGEVLDYGEFVKNAHANGVKVVMASDLLALTILKPPGEFGADIVVGSAQRFGVPMGYGGPHAAFLATSQEYKRMMPGRIIGVSVDSTGKPALRMAMQTREQHIRRDKATSNICTAQALLANMAAMYAVYHGPKGLKTIAERVHGLAATFAHGLKKLGTVDVQGIPFFDTVRIKCPDSKGIADAAQNNEMNLRIVDSNTITISFDEATTLEDVDKLFEVFACGKPVTFNAASLALEVHNVIPHQLVRESPYLTHPIFNMYHTEHELLRYVHRLQSKDLSLCHSMIPLGSCTMKLNATTEMMPVTWPSFANIHPFAPIEQAQGYQEMFNDLGELLCTITGFDSFSLQPNAGAAGEYAGLMVIRAYHMARGDHHRNVCIIPASAHGTNPASAAMCGMKIVAVGTDAKGNINMEELRRAAEANRDNLSALMVTYPSTHGVYEEGITEMCKIIHDNGGQVYMDGANMNAQVGLTSPGRIGADVCHLNLHKTFCIPHGGGGPGMGPIGVKKHLAPFLPSHPVVPTGGIPSPEKAQPLGTISAAPWGSALILPISYTYIAMMGSEGLTRASKLAILNANYMAKRLENHYPILFRGLNGTVAHEFIIDLRGFKNTAGIEPEDVAKRLIDYGFHGPTMSWPVPGTLMVEPTESESKAELDRFCDALISIREEINRIESGKADKHDNVLKGAPHPLSLLMSDTWTKPYSREYAAFPASWLRTSKFWPTAGRVDNVYGDRNLICTLLPASELVDEPAMASV comes from the exons ATGGACCGTGCTCGGAGACTCGCCAACCGGTCACTTCTCAGACGAGTCTTGTCCGAGTCGAGCCACCTGCGCCCCAACTCGTCTTCGTCCCCTGTATTTCCACCATCTTTGCCAAGTTCTAGGTTcgtctcctctctctccccttcgctTTCTGCAATAAAAACTTCCGGGTCACCCTCAATCCCGCGACAAAATGCTTCCAACGCAATGCGTTTTCTTCAAACCAGATCGGTGTCAATTGAATCATTGAAGCCCAGTGACACATTTGCCCGCCGCCATAACTCTGCAACCCCAGATGAGCAAACCCAAATGGCCGGGGCATGTGGGTACCCGAGTATCGATGCCCTCATCGACGCAACGGTACCTGAATCGATCCGAATCGGGTCGATGAGGCTTCCCAGGTTCGATGAAGGACTCACAGAGAGCCAAATGATCGAACACTTGACAGGTTTAGCTTCTAAAAATAGGGTTTTCAAGTCGTTTATAGGAATGGGGTATTACAACACATTTGTTCCTCCTGTGATCTTGAGGAACATCATGGAAAACCCAGGTTGGTACACCCAATACACACCCTACCAAGCAGAGATTTCTCAGGGTAGGCTTGAGTCTCTGCTCAATTTCCAAACCATGGTTTCGGATCTTACCGGGTTGCCCATGTCGAATGCCTCATTGCTCGACGAGGGAACTGCAGCTGCCGAGGCTATGGCGATGTGTAATAACATCCAGAAGGGTAAGAAGAAGAGGACATTTATTGTTGCAAGCAATTGTCATCCTCAGACCATTGATGTTTGTAAAACTAGAGCTGATGGATTTGATCTTAAGGTCTTAACTATGgatattaaggattttgattattCATCCGGCGATGTTTGTGGGGTTCTTGTTCAGTATCCGGGGACTGAGGGTGAGGTCTTGGACTATGGAGAGTTCGTAAAGAATGCTCATGCTAATGGGGTTAAAGTTGTTATGGCGTCGGATCTTTTAGCTTTGACAATTTTGAAGCCTCCAGGTGAATTTGGGGCAGATATTGTTGTTGGTTCGGCTCAGAGGTTTGGTGTGCCTATGGGGTATGGGGGTCCTCATGCTGCATTCCTGGCTACTTCTCAGGAGTATAAAAGAATGATGCCAGGAAGAATCATTGGTGTAAGTGTCGATTCAACGGGAAAGCCTGCTTTGCGAATGGCAATGCAGACTAGGGAGCAACATATCCGGAGGGACAAGGCGACCAGCAATATTTGCACTGCTCAG GCTTTGCTTGCAAACATGGCTGCTATGTATGCTGTTTATCATGGGCCCAAAGGCCTGAAGACCATTGCAGAGAGAGTACATGGTCTTGCAGCAACTTTTGCTCATGGCCTAAAGAAACTTGGGACTGTAGATGTTCAGGGGATTCCTTTCTTTGATACCGTAAGAATCAAATGTCCCGATTCAAAGGGGATTGCTGATGCTGCTCAAAATAATGAGATGAACTTGCGGATTGTGGATTCAAACACT ATTACTATTTCTTTTGATGAGGCGACAACATTGGAGGATGTTGACAAGCTTTTTGAAGTGTTTGCTTGTGGCAAGCCT GTAACATTTAATGCTGCATCTCTTGCACTGGAGGTTCACAATGTCATCCCTCATCAGCTTGTGAGAGAGAGTCCATATTTAACCCATCCAATATTTAACAT GTACCACACAGAGCATGAGCTACTAAGATATGTTCACAGGTTACAATCTAAGGATCTCTCCCTATGCCACAGTATGATTCCTTTAGGATCTTGTACAATGAAGTTGAATGCAACGACAGAAATGATGCCTGTGACTTGGCCTAGCTTTGCAAACATTCATCCTTTTGCCCCCATTGAACAAGCCCAGGGATACCAG GAAATGTTCAATGATTTGGGTGAACTCTTGTGTACCATCACTGGATTCGACTCTTTTTCTCTGCAACCTAATGCCGGTGCAGCTGGGGAATATGCAGGGTTGATGGTTATTCGTGCTTACCACATG GCCAGAGGAGATCATCATCGCAATGTCTGTATAATACCTGCCTCAGCACATGGGACCAATCCTGCAAGTGCTGCTATGTGTGGAATGAAAATTGTTGCTGTTGGAACTGATGCCAAAGGGAACATCAACATGGAGGAGTTAAGGAGGGCTGCTGAGGCAAATAGAGACAACCTATCTGCTCTCATG GTCACATATCCTTCAACTCATGGTGTCTATGAAGAAGGCATTACTGAGATGTGCAAGATCATTCATGATAATGGGGGTCAAGTTTACATGGATGGGGCTAACATGAATGCACAG GTTGGATTGACAAGCCCAGGTCGAATAGGAGCTGATGTTTGCCATCTCAATCTACACAAAACATTTTGTATTCCTCACGGTGGAGGTGGTCCTGGCATGGGTCCCATTGGAGTGAAAAAACACTTGGCACCATTTCTACCATCTCATCCTGTG GTACCTACAGGTGGCATACCATCTCCCGAGAAGGCTCAACCACTTGGTACCATTTCTGCCGCACCCTGGGGCTCTGCACTTATTCTGCCCATTTCCTATACATACATTGCCATGATGGGGTCTGAGGGACTCACCAGAGCCTCGAAGTTGGCCATCTTAAATGCAAACTACATGGCAAAGCGCTTGGAG AATCACTATCCAATTCTCTTTCGTGGCCTAAATGGCACTGTAGCCCATGAATTCATTATTGACCTGAGGGGCTTCAAG AATACTGCTGGGATAGAGCCTGAAGATGTTGCCAAACGTCTTATAGATTACGGGTTTCATGGACCAACAATGTCGTGGCCTGTTCCTGGCACACTCATGGTTGAACCTACTGAAAGTGAAAGCAAG GCAGAGTTAGACAGGTTTTGTGACGCACTGATCTCCATTAGAGAAGAAATTAATCGAATTGAGAGTGGGAAGGCTGATAAGCATGATAATGTTCTTAAG GGTGCTCCACATCCACTATCACTGCTCATGAGTGATACGTGGACAAAACCATACTCACGCGAATATGCAGCCTTTCCTGCTTCCTGGCTCCGAACTTCAAAATTTTGGCCGACAGCTG GGCGAGTGGACAATGTGTATGGCGATCGAAACCTCATATGCACCCTGCTTCCTGCATCAGAGCTTGTTGACGAACCAGCCATGGCTTCCGTATAG